A genome region from Actinobacillus arthritidis includes the following:
- a CDS encoding YbaN family protein, producing the protein MKLFYIITGFLCIGLGILGAILPGLPTTPFLLLALFCFGKSSPRLQMWFMRTKLYQKYLKEYDEKRAMTMKQKITILVISAPFCIISFFALPNIWGKLALIAVVICQYWYFFCKIATIPTAEKSSRSNA; encoded by the coding sequence ATGAAACTCTTTTATATCATCACCGGATTTTTATGTATTGGACTTGGCATTTTAGGTGCGATTTTACCCGGTTTACCGACCACACCGTTTTTATTACTGGCACTTTTCTGTTTTGGCAAAAGCTCGCCTCGCTTACAAATGTGGTTTATGCGAACCAAGCTCTATCAAAAATATTTAAAAGAATATGATGAAAAACGTGCTATGACTATGAAGCAAAAAATTACGATTTTGGTAATTTCAGCTCCTTTTTGCATTATTTCATTTTTCGCTTTGCCTAATATTTGGGGAAAATTGGCTTTAATCGCCGTAGTTATTTGCCAATATTGGTATTTCTTCTGCAAAATCGCCACAATTCCTACGGCTGAAAAGAGTAGCCGTTCCAATGCCTAG
- a CDS encoding DUF5377 family protein, giving the protein MSKTEVLFSNHWNVRVSDPGEEGNVNHFFETVFITLEAKIGDSQVQYEFTRKVEDDVKIQRSFTDVNELFEFLGDYLSPVALGNVGVRIGQLNLA; this is encoded by the coding sequence ATGTCAAAAACCGAAGTTTTATTTAGTAATCATTGGAATGTCCGTGTGAGTGATCCGGGCGAAGAGGGTAATGTAAACCATTTCTTTGAAACGGTATTTATTACCTTAGAAGCGAAAATTGGCGATTCACAAGTACAATACGAATTTACTCGTAAAGTGGAAGATGATGTCAAAATTCAACGTAGCTTTACCGATGTAAACGAACTTTTTGAATTTTTAGGCGATTATTTAAGCCCGGTGGCATTAGGCAATGTCGGTGTACGTATCGGTCAACTGAATCTAGCTTAA
- a CDS encoding ABC transporter ATP-binding protein: MLKLANVHIKRGSLVIADQLDLSLEKGKVYTVLGPNGAGKSSLLKTIFGEIGCKGQIHYADQTLHKRAISVWRKRIGYMPQDTQVDASLTALEVILLGRMEALNMHVSDELLTEVATIMQKLGIAHLAHQDVMRLSGGQRQMVMFAQVLLRQPEILLLDEPVSALDMHHQINLLEHVCQYTQQNNLITIMVLHDLSLAAQFSDQVILLGNGKLQAFGDAKQVLQADLIRQLYNVEIEILYDSTGQPVIRPLRHSH; this comes from the coding sequence ATGTTAAAACTTGCAAATGTACATATTAAGCGAGGCTCGCTTGTTATTGCCGACCAATTAGATTTATCGCTCGAAAAGGGTAAAGTCTATACGGTATTAGGTCCAAACGGGGCGGGCAAATCCTCACTATTAAAAACGATTTTTGGTGAAATCGGCTGTAAAGGGCAAATTCATTATGCGGATCAGACACTGCATAAACGAGCTATTTCGGTATGGCGTAAACGTATCGGCTATATGCCGCAAGATACGCAAGTTGACGCATCGTTAACCGCATTAGAAGTGATTTTACTCGGCAGAATGGAAGCTCTAAATATGCACGTGAGTGACGAGTTGTTGACCGAAGTCGCCACCATTATGCAGAAACTCGGCATTGCACATCTCGCTCATCAAGATGTCATGCGGCTAAGTGGCGGTCAGCGACAAATGGTGATGTTTGCCCAAGTATTATTGCGTCAGCCGGAAATCTTATTGTTGGATGAACCGGTCAGTGCGTTGGATATGCACCACCAAATCAATTTATTGGAACACGTTTGCCAATATACGCAACAAAATAATCTGATTACGATCATGGTATTGCATGACCTGAGCCTTGCCGCACAATTTTCTGATCAGGTGATTTTATTGGGTAACGGTAAATTACAAGCTTTCGGTGACGCAAAACAAGTGTTACAGGCTGATCTTATTCGTCAGTTGTATAACGTTGAGATTGAAATTTTATATGACAGTACTGGACAACCGGTGATTCGTCCGTTACGTCATTCACATTAG
- the glyQ gene encoding glycine--tRNA ligase subunit alpha, translated as MTTKFNVKTFQGMILALQDYWANVGCTIVQPFDMEVGAGTSRPMTALRALGPEPMAFAYVQPSRRPTDGRYGENPNRLQHYYQFQVVIKPSPDNIQELYLGSLKMLGFDPTQHDIRFVEDNWENPTLGAWGLGWEVWLNGMEVTQFTYFQQVGGLECKPVTGEVTYGLERLAMYIQGVDSVYDLVWSDGPLGKTTYGDVFHQNEVEQSTYNFEYADVDFLFKAFEQYEKEATELLALEKPLPLPAYERILKARHSFNMLDARKAISVTERQRYILRIRTLTKGVAEAYYASREALGFPGCKK; from the coding sequence ATGACAACAAAATTTAATGTAAAAACATTCCAAGGTATGATTTTAGCCCTACAAGATTACTGGGCAAACGTAGGTTGCACTATTGTTCAGCCGTTTGATATGGAAGTGGGCGCAGGTACTTCTCGCCCGATGACCGCACTTCGTGCTTTAGGCCCTGAGCCAATGGCGTTCGCTTACGTTCAACCTTCACGCCGCCCGACTGACGGTCGCTATGGCGAAAACCCAAACCGTTTACAACATTACTACCAATTCCAAGTGGTCATCAAACCGTCTCCGGATAACATTCAAGAACTCTATTTAGGCTCACTTAAAATGTTAGGTTTCGACCCGACTCAACACGATATTCGTTTCGTGGAAGACAACTGGGAAAACCCAACGTTAGGTGCGTGGGGCTTAGGCTGGGAAGTGTGGCTAAACGGTATGGAAGTGACCCAATTCACTTACTTCCAACAAGTGGGTGGTTTAGAGTGTAAACCAGTCACTGGCGAAGTGACCTACGGTTTAGAACGTTTAGCAATGTATATTCAAGGCGTGGACAGCGTGTACGACTTAGTATGGTCCGACGGTCCACTTGGAAAAACTACTTACGGCGACGTATTCCACCAAAACGAAGTAGAGCAATCAACTTACAACTTTGAATACGCAGATGTGGATTTCTTATTCAAAGCGTTCGAACAATACGAAAAAGAAGCGACTGAATTATTAGCATTAGAAAAACCGTTACCATTACCGGCTTACGAACGCATTTTAAAAGCAAGACACAGCTTCAATATGTTAGACGCTCGCAAAGCGATTTCGGTAACCGAACGCCAACGTTATATCTTACGCATTCGCACCTTAACCAAAGGTGTGGCAGAGGCGTATTACGCAAGCCGTGAGGCTCTTGGTTTCCCAGGCTGTAAAAAATAA
- a CDS encoding PDDEXK nuclease domain-containing protein gives MSKQITANDNLIQNIAQIIEQAKSQVRQTVNTAMVQSYWEIGRLLVEDEQQGEERAKYGKAVLQNVSERLTAMHGKGFDVTNLRKMRQFFLAFPIRDSLRLELSWTHYRRLIQVENSQAREWYLKEIIENNWSARALDRQISVLYYERLLTSQNKALVEQEAIEKTEPLKETIQDYLRDPYILDFLNLQDKTYQETDMEQAIISNLQQFLLELGKGFAFVERQKRLRFDDEDFYIDLVFYNFKLKCFLLIDLKIGKLKHQDIGQMDTYVRLYDEQFKGEDDNPTIGLVLCSEQSEAVAKYSVLADRKQIFSAKYLPYLPTELELKEQVERARDLCNPTQNR, from the coding sequence ATGAGTAAGCAAATCACAGCGAATGACAACTTAATTCAAAACATTGCCCAAATTATCGAACAAGCCAAAAGCCAAGTTCGCCAAACAGTTAATACAGCAATGGTTCAGAGTTATTGGGAAATTGGGCGATTATTGGTGGAAGATGAACAGCAAGGCGAAGAGCGTGCGAAGTACGGCAAAGCGGTTTTGCAGAATGTTTCAGAACGTTTAACCGCAATGCATGGCAAGGGATTTGATGTTACTAATTTACGCAAAATGCGTCAGTTTTTCCTTGCTTTCCCAATTCGAGACTCACTGCGTCTCGAATTAAGTTGGACACATTATCGCCGTCTTATTCAAGTAGAAAATTCGCAGGCTCGCGAATGGTATTTGAAAGAAATCATTGAAAATAATTGGTCGGCTCGTGCCTTAGATCGCCAAATTTCTGTGTTGTATTACGAACGCTTATTGACAAGCCAAAACAAAGCTTTAGTTGAGCAAGAAGCAATAGAGAAAACTGAACCGCTAAAGGAAACAATCCAAGATTACTTGCGTGATCCGTATATTTTAGATTTCTTGAATTTACAGGATAAAACCTATCAAGAAACTGATATGGAGCAGGCGATAATCAGCAATCTTCAACAGTTTTTGCTGGAACTTGGTAAAGGGTTTGCCTTTGTTGAACGCCAAAAACGCCTGCGGTTTGATGATGAAGATTTTTATATCGACTTGGTGTTTTACAACTTTAAGCTCAAATGCTTTTTGCTGATTGACCTCAAAATCGGCAAGCTCAAGCACCAAGACATCGGGCAAATGGATACCTATGTGCGGTTGTATGATGAGCAATTTAAAGGTGAAGACGACAATCCAACTATTGGCTTAGTGCTATGTAGCGAACAAAGTGAGGCGGTGGCAAAATACTCGGTATTAGCCGATCGCAAACAAATTTTTAGTGCGAAATATCTGCCTTATTTGCCGACTGAGTTGGAATTGAAAGAACAGGTGGAAAGGGCGAGAGATTTATGCAACCCTACTCAAAATCGCTAA
- a CDS encoding pentahemic C cytochrome — translation MKSVWSLGVSLLTFCSASFAKNSTAYTPSELALFADESLKQSIGRLEAGVPIKLLQSKQDASQIELEMWRKTKGFGRIWYNQFSKQITDAVMDKDFMQNNPTFEVLEKKEDPLTGLVWQKVKLQAWVKNSKFIDSLTDFWANAEQTFKTECSVCHKQRDTKMHDANEWVAVFNGMVGFTDMDEPTRKQVLRYLQMHASDSQPKAAK, via the coding sequence ATGAAATCTGTTTGGTCGCTTGGCGTAAGTTTGCTGACATTCTGTTCTGCAAGTTTCGCCAAAAATTCAACCGCTTACACTCCCTCCGAATTAGCCCTTTTCGCTGACGAATCACTCAAGCAATCCATTGGGCGACTTGAAGCCGGTGTGCCGATTAAACTATTGCAATCCAAACAAGACGCCTCACAAATTGAGTTGGAAATGTGGCGTAAAACCAAAGGTTTCGGCCGCATTTGGTATAACCAATTTTCTAAACAAATTACCGATGCGGTAATGGATAAAGACTTTATGCAAAATAACCCTACGTTTGAAGTGCTTGAGAAGAAAGAAGATCCGCTTACCGGTTTAGTGTGGCAGAAAGTCAAACTACAAGCGTGGGTAAAAAATTCTAAATTCATTGATAGCCTGACCGATTTTTGGGCGAATGCGGAACAAACCTTTAAGACCGAATGTAGCGTTTGTCACAAACAACGTGATACCAAAATGCACGATGCGAATGAATGGGTTGCCGTATTTAACGGTATGGTCGGCTTTACCGATATGGACGAACCGACCCGTAAACAGGTGCTACGTTATTTACAAATGCACGCTTCAGACAGCCAACCGAAAGCCGCTAAATAA
- a CDS encoding DUF1349 domain-containing protein has product MSQKMQFESSKLMWWNEPKSYFISEGKIEITTEPHTDLWQKTYYHFKNDNAPMLQIDTEEQYFSFVVKTDFSGSQHRFDQCGVVMYLDSENWLKASVEYENGDFQHLGSVVTNQGYSDWATTEIPASVKAMWYRLSRRGQDFRIECSLDGVNFSQMRICHMANATGKIHFGVYACSPEDSSFKAVFTDLKITSCEWQAHVGQLPDDD; this is encoded by the coding sequence ATGAGCCAGAAAATGCAGTTTGAGAGCAGTAAATTAATGTGGTGGAATGAACCGAAATCTTATTTCATTAGCGAAGGAAAGATCGAAATTACCACCGAACCGCACACCGATTTGTGGCAGAAAACTTACTATCATTTCAAAAATGATAATGCCCCAATGCTACAAATTGACACGGAAGAGCAATACTTTTCCTTTGTGGTAAAAACCGATTTTTCAGGTAGCCAACACCGCTTTGACCAATGTGGTGTGGTAATGTATCTCGACAGCGAAAATTGGCTCAAAGCCTCGGTGGAATATGAAAACGGTGATTTTCAGCATTTAGGTTCGGTGGTAACCAATCAAGGTTATTCCGATTGGGCTACCACAGAAATTCCCGCAAGTGTAAAAGCAATGTGGTATCGTCTTAGCCGTAGGGGACAAGATTTTCGTATTGAATGTTCGCTAGACGGCGTGAATTTCAGCCAAATGCGAATTTGCCATATGGCAAACGCCACAGGGAAAATCCACTTCGGTGTTTATGCCTGTAGTCCTGAAGATTCCTCATTTAAAGCGGTATTTACCGATTTAAAAATAACCTCTTGTGAGTGGCAAGCCCACGTGGGGCAATTGCCTGATGATGATTAA
- a CDS encoding FecCD family ABC transporter permease has product MSQITIENIVQNQRKLERKRWFIVLIFLAISLIGLVFDIVTGPSMLPLDEVVKALLRFEDVETTTNVIVYDLRLPMALMALVVGAALGVGGAEIQTLLNNPMASPYTLGLAAAAGLGASTVIAFGGFGLPSAFAVPLGAFVMTMLASGILFVFASMRRFSSAMLVLVGIALLFLFQSLLSLIQFIAAPEISQQILFWLFGSLTKATWENLSIATVVTIVCVSLLAKDLWKLTALRLGEARALSLGINLQRLRLKTLVLVAIMTATAISFVGIIGFIGLVAPHVARMLLGEDQRFFLPGAMLIGALFLSVASVLSKVIVPGALFPVGIITSFVGVPFFFWIVLTKK; this is encoded by the coding sequence ATGAGCCAGATAACGATTGAAAATATCGTTCAAAACCAACGCAAGCTGGAACGCAAGCGTTGGTTTATTGTTCTTATTTTCCTTGCGATTAGTTTAATCGGTTTGGTATTTGATATTGTCACCGGCCCTTCTATGTTACCGCTGGATGAAGTGGTAAAAGCGTTATTACGTTTTGAAGATGTGGAAACTACCACAAACGTTATCGTTTATGACTTACGTTTACCCATGGCATTAATGGCATTGGTAGTTGGGGCGGCATTGGGCGTTGGCGGTGCGGAGATTCAAACCTTGCTGAATAACCCGATGGCAAGCCCTTATACCTTAGGTTTAGCCGCAGCGGCTGGTTTAGGTGCTTCAACGGTCATTGCATTCGGTGGTTTCGGTTTACCTTCGGCGTTTGCCGTACCATTAGGCGCCTTTGTGATGACCATGTTGGCATCCGGTATTTTATTTGTGTTTGCTTCAATGCGCCGTTTTAGTTCGGCGATGTTGGTATTAGTCGGTATTGCGTTATTGTTTTTATTCCAATCACTGCTATCGTTGATTCAATTTATTGCCGCACCGGAAATTTCGCAACAAATTCTGTTTTGGTTATTCGGTAGTTTAACCAAAGCGACTTGGGAAAACCTCTCGATTGCAACTGTGGTTACCATTGTGTGCGTTAGCTTACTTGCAAAAGATTTATGGAAATTGACCGCTTTACGTTTAGGTGAGGCACGTGCGCTGAGTCTAGGGATCAACTTGCAACGCTTGCGTTTAAAAACGTTAGTCTTGGTAGCGATTATGACTGCCACTGCGATTAGTTTTGTCGGCATTATCGGCTTTATCGGTTTGGTCGCACCGCACGTGGCGCGGATGTTATTGGGCGAAGATCAACGCTTTTTCCTACCCGGTGCAATGCTTATCGGCGCGCTGTTTTTATCGGTTGCATCGGTATTATCCAAAGTGATTGTACCCGGCGCATTGTTTCCGGTGGGCATTATTACCTCATTTGTTGGCGTGCCTTTCTTCTTTTGGATTGTGCTTACTAAGAAATAA
- the xerC gene encoding tyrosine recombinase XerC — MLNSQNTLYLQTKPYWDFLRIEKQASQHTLSNYQRQLLAVSEMLNQAGILQWQEVNSATVRWIITQSNKQGLGAKSIALRLVALRQWFNYLIRQEQMSVNPAVGIKAPKANKRLPKNIDAEQVGRLLTSDSNDPSDLRDLAMMELMYSSGLRLSELQGLDLGDMDLAGREVRLLGKGNKERIVPIGSKALEALNRWLAVRGQFKPQNNAVFLNKRGGRLSHRSIQLVMQKWGEKQGLESHLHPHKLRHSFATHMLEASGDLRAVQELLGHSNLSTTQIYTHLDFQHLAKIYDAAHPRARRKKQDD; from the coding sequence ATGCTCAATTCACAAAATACCCTTTATCTGCAAACTAAACCTTATTGGGATTTTCTTCGTATCGAAAAACAAGCTAGTCAACATACGTTGAGTAATTATCAGCGTCAGTTATTAGCAGTAAGCGAAATGCTTAATCAAGCTGGTATTTTACAATGGCAAGAAGTAAATAGTGCTACGGTACGTTGGATTATCACGCAAAGTAATAAACAAGGCTTGGGGGCAAAAAGTATCGCTTTACGTTTAGTCGCATTACGTCAATGGTTTAATTATTTAATTCGACAAGAGCAGATGTCGGTCAATCCGGCAGTTGGCATTAAAGCACCGAAAGCAAATAAGCGATTACCGAAAAACATTGATGCGGAGCAGGTAGGGCGACTTTTAACGAGTGATAGCAATGACCCGAGTGATTTGCGTGATTTAGCCATGATGGAACTTATGTATAGTTCCGGCTTACGTTTATCGGAATTACAAGGGCTTGATTTAGGCGATATGGATTTAGCCGGACGAGAAGTGCGATTATTGGGTAAAGGGAATAAAGAACGTATTGTACCGATTGGATCGAAAGCACTTGAAGCCTTAAATCGTTGGTTAGCGGTAAGAGGGCAATTTAAACCGCAAAATAATGCGGTATTTTTAAATAAACGAGGTGGAAGACTTTCACATCGTTCGATCCAACTTGTGATGCAAAAATGGGGCGAGAAACAGGGATTGGAAAGTCATTTACACCCACATAAATTACGCCATTCATTTGCGACACATATGCTGGAAGCGAGCGGAGATTTACGTGCAGTTCAAGAATTACTTGGGCATAGTAATCTTTCCACCACTCAAATTTATACGCATTTGGATTTCCAACATCTTGCTAAGATTTATGATGCGGCTCATCCGAGAGCAAGACGTAAAAAACAAGATGATTAA
- a CDS encoding pseudoazurin: MKKVLLATLLAFSGSVLVADHEVKMLDNGKDGGMVFEPGFLKAEVGDTVTFVPTNKGHWVQSKAVPEGAEKFLSKEDEQFSLTLTHEGVYVYVCPPHRMMNMSGIIQVGKPTNLENATKEVEKIEKRTTEHKGRLFEYLEQVK; this comes from the coding sequence ATGAAAAAAGTATTATTAGCAACCTTACTCGCTTTTTCAGGCAGTGTATTGGTCGCAGATCACGAAGTTAAAATGTTAGATAACGGTAAAGACGGTGGTATGGTGTTTGAACCGGGCTTTTTAAAAGCGGAAGTTGGCGATACGGTCACTTTCGTGCCGACTAATAAAGGTCATTGGGTGCAAAGTAAAGCAGTGCCGGAAGGCGCAGAGAAATTCCTCTCGAAAGAAGATGAACAATTTAGTTTAACGCTTACTCATGAAGGGGTTTACGTATATGTTTGCCCTCCACATCGTATGATGAATATGAGCGGTATTATCCAAGTAGGCAAACCGACCAATTTAGAAAATGCGACCAAAGAAGTTGAGAAAATTGAAAAGCGTACCACAGAGCATAAAGGCCGTTTATTTGAATATCTCGAGCAAGTGAAATAA
- a CDS encoding endonuclease domain-containing protein produces the protein MQPYSKSLKTLSQKLRSDQTDAERKLWQRINRDQLLGFRFNRQKPLLNYIVDFYCPKAKLIIELDGSQHYEPDYQEKDRLRDAELNSLGFTVMRFSNDEVYLEIESVVEQIYLFLEKVKTNFP, from the coding sequence ATGCAACCCTACTCAAAATCGCTAAAAACACTTTCACAAAAATTGCGTTCCGATCAAACGGACGCAGAGCGGAAATTGTGGCAACGGATAAATCGAGATCAGCTTTTGGGCTTTCGTTTTAATCGCCAGAAGCCGTTGCTCAATTACATTGTGGATTTTTACTGCCCGAAAGCGAAGTTGATTATTGAGTTAGATGGCAGTCAGCATTATGAGCCTGATTATCAGGAAAAAGACCGCTTGCGTGATGCGGAATTAAATTCTCTTGGTTTTACCGTAATGCGGTTTAGTAATGACGAAGTGTATCTTGAAATTGAATCGGTGGTGGAGCAGATTTATTTGTTTTTGGAGAAAGTTAAGACAAATTTCCCCTAG
- the lpxH gene encoding UDP-2,3-diacylglucosamine diphosphatase, with protein sequence MIYFIADLHLNEAQPQITEHFLQFMQQKAPLAERVYILGDFFDFWIGDDEQSELINQVKDALKTLTTSGVKCYFICGNRDFLLGKRFAQETGMEILPDYHLLDLYGHKMLICHGDTLCIDDVKYQQFRRKVHQKWSQWLFLRLPLSLRIRIAQKIRAKSKQDKQAKSADIMDVNPAFTAETVKHFGATYLIHGHTHRQAVHSEAEFTRIVLGDWKADYASILKFDEQGFEFV encoded by the coding sequence ATGATTTATTTTATTGCAGACCTACACCTCAATGAGGCACAGCCTCAGATCACTGAACACTTTTTGCAATTTATGCAACAAAAAGCACCGCTTGCAGAACGTGTGTATATCCTAGGTGATTTCTTTGATTTCTGGATTGGTGATGACGAGCAATCCGAGCTTATCAACCAAGTGAAAGATGCCCTAAAAACCCTTACTACAAGCGGTGTAAAATGCTATTTTATTTGCGGAAACCGTGATTTCTTATTAGGCAAACGCTTCGCGCAAGAAACCGGTATGGAAATTTTGCCTGATTATCATCTGCTTGATTTATACGGTCACAAAATGCTGATTTGCCACGGTGATACACTTTGCATTGACGATGTAAAATATCAACAATTTCGCCGTAAAGTACATCAGAAATGGTCGCAGTGGCTCTTTTTACGTTTACCGCTCTCTTTACGTATTCGTATCGCTCAAAAAATTCGAGCCAAAAGTAAACAGGATAAACAAGCTAAATCAGCCGACATTATGGACGTAAATCCGGCATTTACCGCTGAAACGGTCAAACACTTCGGTGCGACTTATCTGATTCATGGTCACACCCACCGCCAAGCGGTACATTCTGAGGCGGAATTTACTCGTATTGTCCTCGGCGATTGGAAAGCGGATTACGCTTCCATTTTAAAATTTGATGAACAGGGATTTGAGTTTGTATGA
- a CDS encoding glycosyltransferase family A protein: MIDVIIPCYNAEHTLVRAVQSVLNQPQLGKLWLIDDCSTDGTFALAEYLQAQLPHKIQVERMPKNSGAAKARNWGALQSEADFIAFLDADDAYEDYALQIAEGIFTFRPETAVVRLALKPVGLAERYTTHANFEYAWQYMRMTGAGNTVFRRSFFLACGGFPQHQIFRELGGEDGALGIATTQISAVATAFNDAGVLHYCHEGMYAERLLDAILFNKTPKGITAEKITEAQAVTDKICQQVQQLKECITTKKIGIKPLNIQWN, translated from the coding sequence ATGATAGATGTGATCATTCCTTGCTATAACGCTGAACACACATTAGTGCGTGCGGTACAAAGCGTGTTAAACCAACCGCAATTAGGCAAATTATGGTTAATTGATGATTGTTCTACCGACGGTACTTTTGCTCTAGCCGAATATTTACAAGCACAATTACCACACAAAATCCAAGTAGAACGTATGCCGAAGAATAGCGGTGCGGCTAAGGCTCGAAATTGGGGTGCCTTACAAAGTGAAGCCGACTTTATCGCTTTTTTAGATGCGGACGATGCTTATGAAGATTATGCGTTACAAATTGCAGAAGGGATTTTCACTTTTAGGCCGGAAACTGCCGTTGTTCGTTTGGCTCTTAAACCGGTTGGATTAGCTGAACGTTATACCACTCACGCTAACTTTGAATACGCTTGGCAATATATGCGAATGACCGGAGCAGGAAATACCGTATTCCGTCGCTCATTTTTTCTCGCTTGCGGCGGTTTTCCGCAACACCAAATTTTCCGAGAGTTAGGCGGTGAAGACGGTGCTTTAGGTATTGCTACTACGCAAATTAGTGCGGTTGCTACCGCATTTAATGATGCCGGCGTGTTACATTATTGCCATGAAGGTATGTATGCGGAACGCCTATTGGACGCTATCTTATTCAATAAAACGCCAAAGGGTATCACCGCGGAGAAAATAACAGAAGCACAAGCCGTCACAGATAAAATCTGCCAACAAGTTCAGCAACTAAAAGAATGTATAACAACGAAAAAAATCGGAATAAAACCACTCAATATTCAGTGGAATTAG
- the torD gene encoding molecular chaperone TorD: protein MATQLLSSEERLFCYRWFHSLLAKELSEPRLQALQAGQFASFFAFLTELGFQPQVADLQNELAKLTAYDSPRLELAADFAQCFLLEGKLSAAPYASYYLDERDLSENLTVMDQWLTKFQLKINRLHNEPSDHLCIYLEVLIKLIETEQPVQVQQQFIRQQLLGWLPQWAEKTAQIHSSTAFYQIISNLLLGFLQQDIA, encoded by the coding sequence ATGGCAACGCAATTACTCAGTTCGGAAGAACGACTATTTTGTTATCGCTGGTTCCATTCGTTACTCGCCAAAGAGCTATCGGAACCGCGACTACAGGCATTACAAGCGGGTCAATTTGCCTCATTTTTTGCATTTCTTACCGAGCTTGGTTTTCAGCCACAGGTTGCCGACTTGCAAAATGAATTGGCAAAATTGACCGCTTACGATTCACCTCGCTTAGAACTGGCGGCAGATTTTGCACAATGCTTTTTATTGGAGGGCAAATTAAGTGCGGCGCCGTACGCCTCTTACTATTTGGATGAACGAGATCTTAGTGAAAATCTTACGGTAATGGATCAATGGCTAACGAAATTTCAGCTTAAAATCAATCGGTTACATAATGAACCGAGTGATCACCTCTGTATTTATTTAGAAGTATTGATCAAACTGATTGAAACGGAACAGCCGGTTCAGGTTCAGCAACAATTTATCCGACAGCAATTACTCGGCTGGCTACCGCAATGGGCGGAGAAAACCGCCCAAATTCACAGTAGTACCGCGTTTTATCAAATCATTAGCAATTTGTTGCTTGGTTTTCTACAACAAGATATTGCTTAA